In one window of Cellulophaga sp. HaHa_2_95 DNA:
- a CDS encoding flotillin family protein — protein MLLLPLQLGGGSAALLTIGFAILFFFIIIISFIRRYKRCPSDRILVVYGKVGNGNSARCIHGGAAFIWPVIQDYEFLDLTPISIEVNLVNALSKQNIRVNVPSRFTIGISTEPGIMQNAAERLLGQGMQEVQDLAKEIIFGQLRLVVASMDIEEINSDRDKFLTNISQSVESELKKVGLKLINVNITDIVDESGYIEALGKEAAAHAINAARKSVAEKNRDGSIGEANAVQDERTQVAAANAQAVEGENIAKINVANSDSLRRQREAEAERTAIASEKVQSAKALEESYAAEKDAELARAERVRSSQMADIVVPAEIDKKKVEIDAEADAERTRRIAKGEADAILFKAQAEAQGLLEILTKQAQGLDQIVKAAGNNPKDAVLLLVADKLPELVKTQAEAIKNIKIDKVTVWDSGAKSADGKGSTANFISGMYKSVPPLQEMFNMAGMQLPEYLKGKDVPIEDVNEVEGDKSPSKKGES, from the coding sequence ATGCTACTATTACCTTTACAATTAGGCGGAGGATCCGCAGCATTGCTAACCATAGGTTTTGCAATTTTATTCTTTTTCATCATTATTATCTCCTTTATTAGAAGGTACAAGCGTTGTCCTTCAGATCGTATTCTTGTAGTCTACGGTAAAGTAGGTAATGGTAATTCTGCACGATGTATTCATGGTGGGGCTGCCTTTATTTGGCCTGTAATTCAAGATTATGAGTTTCTAGACTTAACCCCTATTTCTATAGAGGTTAATTTAGTGAATGCATTAAGTAAGCAGAACATTCGTGTGAATGTACCTTCTAGATTTACGATTGGTATTTCTACTGAGCCAGGAATAATGCAGAATGCAGCAGAACGTCTTTTAGGGCAAGGAATGCAAGAAGTTCAGGATTTAGCAAAAGAAATTATTTTTGGGCAGCTTCGTTTAGTTGTTGCTTCTATGGATATTGAAGAGATTAACTCTGATAGAGATAAGTTTTTGACGAATATTTCACAGAGTGTTGAATCAGAATTAAAAAAAGTAGGACTTAAATTAATCAACGTAAATATTACAGATATTGTTGATGAATCTGGGTATATTGAAGCTTTAGGTAAGGAAGCAGCAGCACATGCTATAAATGCAGCACGTAAATCTGTAGCCGAGAAAAATAGAGATGGTTCTATTGGAGAAGCAAATGCAGTACAAGATGAGCGTACCCAAGTTGCTGCAGCAAATGCGCAAGCGGTAGAAGGAGAAAACATTGCAAAGATTAATGTAGCAAATTCAGATTCTTTGCGTCGTCAAAGAGAAGCGGAAGCAGAACGTACGGCTATTGCTTCAGAGAAAGTACAATCGGCAAAAGCATTAGAAGAATCTTATGCAGCAGAAAAAGATGCGGAATTAGCGAGAGCAGAACGTGTTCGTAGTTCTCAAATGGCCGATATTGTAGTACCAGCGGAAATAGATAAAAAGAAAGTAGAGATAGATGCAGAAGCAGATGCAGAACGTACAAGGCGTATTGCAAAAGGTGAGGCAGATGCCATCTTATTTAAAGCTCAAGCAGAAGCGCAAGGTTTACTAGAAATCTTAACGAAGCAAGCACAAGGTCTTGATCAAATTGTAAAAGCAGCGGGTAACAATCCTAAAGATGCGGTATTATTATTAGTAGCAGATAAACTTCCTGAATTAGTGAAAACGCAAGCTGAAGCAATTAAAAATATTAAAATTGATAAAGTAACCGTGTGGGATTCTGGAGCCAAATCTGCTGATGGAAAAGGGTCTACAGCTAATTTCATTTCAGGAATGTATAAATCAGTTCCACCATTACAAGAGATGTTTAATATGGCAGGAATGCAATTACCTGAATATTTAAAAGGTAAAGATGTTCCTATAGAAGATGTTAACGAAGTAGAGGGTGACAAATCACCATCTAAAAAAGGAGAGTCATAA
- a CDS encoding glycosyltransferase family 39 protein, translated as MLTKLLNRLSPEYNNLKNISVFYMLFAASFFIRFPFFFRDYIDRDESTFIIMGQSWVNGHLPYLELWDLKPPLNFLFFAGIIYVFGKSLFIIRLFGALIVAITSFYTYKITLEASTKKVAIWCGIFCVFFQSLFGSMQGVMSEHISMVFFIPSLYLILKHKEWYWVLASGILMGLTAMVKLNMAYPIALIGLFYVYTYWNTKDIKSGIRNTILYGSGILLIIGLTILPYFLNGHLSLWWNSVIEAPMVYANSKRNALISFAPLLLLILLFLYFAKRKKLIDFKNTAIQLIALVSLTVYLSFIKGGRLNGHYLIQLYPMLLILVGIAIHQTAFIVNKTHKKFFVVVLFLIPLESYIEYAQIVKNKIEKGTFYNGEGIEVANYIKKNHINFENILFTEYHIGYWLLNTNPPTKAATHPSNICRSELFPYSQNLRKTTSEEIKYIFEVKKPQIIVKKEGSQLLDKRLIDENRYANTYLEKKYTLIKTIGKAVIYQRLK; from the coding sequence ATGCTTACAAAGCTCTTAAATCGTTTAAGTCCTGAATATAACAATCTTAAAAACATAAGTGTTTTTTATATGCTGTTTGCTGCTTCTTTTTTTATTCGATTTCCCTTTTTTTTTAGAGACTATATAGACCGTGATGAAAGTACCTTTATTATTATGGGGCAATCATGGGTTAATGGCCATCTGCCCTATCTAGAACTTTGGGATTTAAAACCGCCTTTAAACTTTTTATTCTTTGCAGGAATCATCTATGTTTTTGGAAAAAGTCTTTTTATCATTCGGCTTTTTGGCGCGTTAATCGTCGCCATAACATCATTCTACACGTATAAAATAACGCTTGAAGCAAGCACAAAAAAAGTAGCTATTTGGTGTGGTATTTTTTGTGTGTTTTTCCAAAGTTTATTTGGGAGTATGCAAGGTGTTATGTCTGAGCATATTTCCATGGTTTTCTTTATCCCTAGCCTGTATTTAATCCTAAAACACAAAGAATGGTATTGGGTATTAGCCTCCGGAATATTAATGGGCTTAACGGCAATGGTAAAATTAAACATGGCCTATCCTATTGCACTGATTGGACTTTTTTACGTCTATACGTATTGGAACACAAAAGATATAAAATCAGGAATTAGAAACACCATACTTTATGGATCTGGGATACTCCTTATCATCGGACTAACCATACTTCCCTATTTCTTAAACGGGCATCTTAGCTTATGGTGGAATTCTGTTATAGAAGCTCCAATGGTTTATGCTAATTCTAAAAGAAACGCTCTTATTAGTTTTGCTCCATTATTACTGTTAATTCTGCTCTTTTTATATTTCGCTAAGCGAAAAAAATTAATAGATTTTAAAAATACCGCAATTCAATTAATTGCTCTGGTGAGCCTTACCGTGTATTTATCTTTTATAAAGGGTGGCCGTTTAAATGGTCATTACTTAATACAATTATACCCAATGCTCCTCATTTTGGTGGGTATCGCAATTCATCAAACTGCATTTATAGTAAACAAAACTCATAAAAAATTCTTTGTCGTAGTACTATTCTTAATTCCTTTAGAAAGCTATATAGAATATGCGCAGATCGTAAAAAATAAAATTGAAAAAGGCACTTTCTACAATGGTGAAGGCATTGAAGTAGCTAATTACATAAAGAAAAATCACATCAATTTTGAAAATATTTTATTCACGGAGTATCATATTGGCTATTGGCTTTTAAATACCAACCCACCCACAAAAGCTGCTACACACCCTAGCAATATTTGCCGATCAGAATTATTTCCGTATTCTCAAAACCTCAGAAAAACTACTTCAGAGGAGATTAAGTACATCTTTGAAGTAAAAAAACCACAAATAATTGTAAAAAAAGAAGGGAGTCAACTTCTAGATAAAAGATTAATTGATGAAAACAGGTATGCTAATACCTACTTAGAAAAAAAGTACACACTCATTAAGACAATTGGCAAGGCCGTTATTTACCAGCGTTTAAAGTAA
- the bioD gene encoding dethiobiotin synthase — MKKQLFVTGISTEVGKTIASAILVEALEADYWKPIQAGELEDSDSHKIAALISNTKTTIHKNSYALKTPMSPHAAAAIDGVVIDREKIEEPETENHLVIEGAGGLLVPINDEDTILDIIMPNYKVVVVSRHYLGSINHTLLTVGWLQERKYDVVILFSGNEQKTTEEIILKKTKVPCIGRIDEEAVFDKATIKKYADQFKSALELL; from the coding sequence ATGAAAAAACAATTATTTGTTACAGGTATCTCAACAGAAGTAGGTAAAACGATAGCATCTGCTATTCTAGTGGAAGCTTTGGAGGCCGATTACTGGAAACCGATACAAGCGGGAGAATTAGAGGATTCTGATAGTCATAAGATTGCAGCGCTTATTTCTAATACCAAGACTACAATTCATAAAAATAGTTATGCTTTAAAAACACCCATGAGTCCGCATGCAGCAGCAGCGATAGATGGGGTGGTTATCGATAGAGAAAAAATAGAAGAACCAGAAACAGAAAACCATTTAGTGATTGAAGGGGCAGGCGGATTATTAGTTCCTATAAATGATGAGGATACTATTTTAGATATTATCATGCCAAATTATAAGGTTGTAGTGGTATCTAGGCATTATTTAGGAAGTATAAATCATACGCTGTTAACCGTAGGATGGTTGCAAGAAAGAAAGTATGATGTGGTTATTTTATTTAGTGGAAACGAACAAAAAACCACCGAAGAAATTATACTGAAGAAAACAAAAGTTCCTTGTATTGGAAGGATAGATGAGGAGGCTGTTTTTGATAAAGCAACCATAAAAAAATATGCAGATCAGTTTAAATCGGCTTTAGAATTACTTTAA
- the bioA gene encoding adenosylmethionine--8-amino-7-oxononanoate transaminase gives MKKLSDRDKKHIWHPLTQHKLHPTMLAIAKAKGCILTDEDGKEYIDGISSWYTSVYGHCNDFIIERVYAQMQQLDQVVFSGFTHEPAVKLSEELIKILPSNQEKLFFSDNGSTATEIGIKMALQYHFNKGDKRNVLLAFDNAFHGDTFGAMSVSGLSVYNGPFEEFFIAVERVATPTKENISAILEKLENRLQKNDIAGFIYEPLIQGAAAMQMHDPEGLEKILVLLKKYGVITVADEVMTGFGKTGKYFASDHLAIQPDVICMSKALTAGMVPMAATSCTQQVYDAFFSTEIAKGLFHGHTYTANPLACTAALAGIELLTSKAMQDNIERVIAAHQKFDVEIKDHPKVARTRQTGTIYALDLAVEMERYGNLRDKLMAHFMSQGIFLRPLGSTIYISAPYVVTNEQLRKIYDSIKAVLALI, from the coding sequence TTGAAAAAACTTTCAGACAGAGATAAAAAGCACATCTGGCATCCATTAACGCAACACAAATTGCACCCAACCATGTTGGCTATAGCAAAAGCTAAAGGATGTATTTTAACAGATGAAGATGGTAAGGAGTATATTGACGGAATTTCATCGTGGTATACAAGTGTTTATGGTCATTGCAATGATTTTATCATAGAACGTGTTTACGCACAAATGCAGCAATTAGATCAGGTAGTATTTAGCGGTTTCACTCACGAGCCCGCTGTAAAATTATCTGAGGAGCTTATTAAAATATTGCCTTCAAATCAAGAGAAACTATTTTTTTCGGACAATGGTTCTACGGCTACGGAGATAGGAATAAAAATGGCCTTGCAGTATCACTTTAATAAGGGAGATAAGCGTAATGTTCTATTAGCGTTTGATAATGCTTTTCATGGAGATACCTTTGGGGCTATGTCGGTTTCTGGTTTGTCTGTGTATAATGGTCCCTTTGAAGAGTTTTTTATTGCCGTAGAACGTGTTGCAACACCCACCAAAGAAAATATTTCAGCTATTTTAGAGAAGCTAGAAAACAGATTGCAGAAGAATGATATTGCAGGGTTTATTTATGAGCCATTAATTCAGGGTGCAGCAGCAATGCAAATGCATGATCCAGAAGGTCTAGAAAAAATACTTGTCCTATTGAAAAAGTACGGGGTAATTACCGTCGCGGATGAGGTGATGACAGGTTTTGGGAAGACTGGAAAGTATTTTGCTTCTGACCACCTTGCTATACAGCCAGATGTTATCTGTATGTCTAAGGCACTAACAGCAGGAATGGTTCCTATGGCGGCTACCAGTTGCACGCAGCAGGTCTATGATGCATTCTTTAGTACAGAAATAGCTAAAGGCTTATTTCATGGGCATACCTATACAGCAAATCCGTTGGCATGTACTGCTGCTCTTGCCGGTATAGAACTGCTAACGTCTAAAGCGATGCAAGATAATATTGAACGGGTAATTGCAGCTCACCAAAAATTTGATGTAGAAATAAAAGACCATCCTAAAGTTGCAAGAACAAGACAAACGGGAACTATTTATGCGCTAGACTTGGCTGTTGAAATGGAACGCTATGGAAATCTCCGTGATAAGTTAATGGCGCACTTTATGAGTCAAGGTATCTTTTTGCGGCCGCTTGGGAGTACTATTTATATTTCTGCACCATATGTAGTTACCAATGAGCAACTGAGAAAAATTTACGATAGTATTAAAGCAGTTTTAGCACTAATTTAG
- a CDS encoding pyridoxal phosphate-dependent aminotransferase family protein, which produces MASFPEKLSKKLEDRRGLNALRSLPVQQNLIDFSSNDYLGFAKNTVIFEGAVALLAEKNLKLNGATGSRLISGNYDLYIEVEDTIANFHATATALVFNSGYDANVGFFSAIPQRGDYIFYDEYIHASIRDGIALSTAKGYKFKHNNVKDLQRVISRVLELEKHQGAGVEVYVVTESVFSMDGDSPDLVAFANFCEMHKLHFVVDEAHALGVFGKEGRGLVAELNIAHQVFAQIVTFGKGMGCHGAAILGSVQLKEYLVNFSRSFIYTTGLPPHSLATIYLAYQELATSASISRLKNNIKYFKSQLENFELKEYFIESNSAIQCCVISGNEKVKNLASVLQNNNFGVKAILSPTVAKGQERLRFCLHSYNTKEEIFDILTVLKKLMH; this is translated from the coding sequence ATGGCTAGCTTTCCAGAAAAATTAAGTAAAAAACTAGAAGACCGCAGAGGACTTAACGCGCTTCGGTCTCTGCCGGTACAACAAAATCTGATAGATTTTTCTTCCAATGATTATTTAGGTTTTGCAAAAAACACCGTAATTTTTGAGGGTGCTGTTGCTTTATTGGCAGAAAAGAATCTGAAATTAAATGGTGCTACAGGTTCTCGATTAATTTCGGGAAATTATGATCTGTATATTGAAGTAGAGGATACGATAGCAAACTTCCATGCCACAGCTACTGCCTTAGTATTTAATTCTGGTTATGATGCTAATGTTGGTTTTTTTAGTGCCATCCCGCAACGCGGAGATTATATTTTTTATGATGAGTATATTCATGCGAGTATCCGTGATGGTATTGCACTTAGTACAGCTAAAGGATATAAGTTTAAGCATAATAATGTAAAAGATTTACAGCGTGTTATTAGTCGGGTTTTAGAATTAGAGAAACATCAGGGTGCAGGAGTTGAGGTTTATGTGGTGACGGAGTCTGTTTTTTCTATGGATGGAGATTCACCAGATCTTGTAGCGTTTGCTAATTTTTGTGAAATGCACAAACTCCATTTTGTGGTAGATGAAGCGCATGCCTTAGGTGTTTTCGGAAAAGAAGGCCGAGGTCTAGTTGCTGAATTAAATATTGCCCATCAAGTATTTGCACAAATTGTTACTTTTGGAAAAGGGATGGGTTGCCACGGCGCAGCAATTTTAGGAAGTGTGCAGCTAAAAGAGTATTTAGTTAACTTTTCCCGTAGTTTTATATATACTACAGGGCTGCCTCCACATTCCTTGGCTACAATTTATCTAGCTTATCAAGAGCTTGCTACATCAGCATCAATTTCAAGGCTAAAAAATAATATTAAGTACTTTAAGTCTCAATTAGAAAATTTCGAGCTTAAAGAATATTTTATAGAGAGTAATTCTGCTATTCAATGCTGTGTAATCTCAGGGAATGAAAAGGTGAAAAATTTGGCATCAGTCTTACAAAATAATAATTTTGGAGTAAAAGCAATTTTATCGCCTACAGTTGCTAAAGGGCAAGAGCGACTCCGATTTTGTTTACATAGTTATAATACAAAGGAGGAAATTTTTGATATTTTAACGGTATTGAAAAAATTAATGCATTGA
- a CDS encoding beta-ketoacyl synthase N-terminal-like domain-containing protein: MNLPISITAIASISPLGITQKEIWEQYLQDETSLSTLNFDGTDTWVGALGTKAKEEILALKESDSKYKSLDDSVLFALFASRAAMKISGWKKEANFGVNIGSSRGATALFEKYHEEYLKNKTSSTLASPTTTLGNISSWIAHDLQTQGPEISHSITCSTALHALLNGFAWIKSGLVDKFMVGGSEAPLTPFTIAQIRALKIYARETSSVGFKYPCQAFNLKKTQNTMVLGEGASVVCLEQGVPDNALAVIEGIGYATEILKHNISISTDAVCFQRSMKMALGDINPDDVDVIVMHAPGTIKGDSSEIMAIEKIFCNKVPFLTTNKWKIGHTFGASGMLSLELALLMMQHQKAIKVPYVSYDSVPETISRVLINAVGFGGNAVSILLKRVT, encoded by the coding sequence TTGAACTTACCAATATCAATCACAGCAATAGCTTCTATTTCACCATTGGGAATTACCCAAAAAGAAATTTGGGAACAATATTTACAAGATGAAACCTCATTATCTACATTAAATTTTGATGGTACTGATACTTGGGTTGGTGCTTTGGGAACAAAAGCCAAAGAAGAAATTTTGGCGTTAAAAGAATCAGATAGTAAGTATAAGAGTTTGGATGATAGTGTGCTCTTTGCGTTGTTTGCGTCAAGGGCGGCAATGAAAATTTCAGGATGGAAAAAAGAGGCTAATTTTGGTGTGAACATAGGTTCTTCAAGAGGAGCAACGGCTCTTTTTGAAAAATATCATGAAGAATATCTCAAGAATAAAACCTCTTCTACCTTAGCGTCGCCTACAACTACCTTGGGGAATATTTCTTCTTGGATTGCTCATGATCTGCAAACACAGGGTCCAGAAATATCACATTCCATTACTTGCTCTACAGCACTCCATGCCTTATTGAATGGTTTCGCTTGGATTAAAAGTGGTCTGGTAGATAAATTTATGGTGGGTGGTAGTGAGGCGCCATTAACTCCTTTTACCATTGCACAGATTAGAGCACTAAAAATTTATGCAAGAGAGACGTCCTCTGTTGGTTTTAAGTATCCTTGTCAGGCTTTCAACCTAAAGAAAACTCAAAACACCATGGTGTTGGGAGAAGGTGCTTCTGTTGTATGTTTGGAGCAAGGGGTTCCGGATAATGCCTTAGCAGTTATTGAGGGTATTGGCTATGCTACGGAAATATTAAAACATAATATTTCTATTTCTACAGATGCAGTCTGTTTTCAACGTTCTATGAAAATGGCTTTGGGAGATATAAATCCTGATGATGTAGATGTTATTGTAATGCATGCGCCGGGAACAATAAAAGGCGATTCTTCAGAAATAATGGCTATTGAGAAAATATTTTGTAACAAAGTTCCGTTCTTGACTACTAATAAATGGAAGATAGGTCATACGTTTGGAGCTTCGGGCATGTTGAGTTTGGAGTTAGCATTGTTAATGATGCAACATCAAAAGGCTATAAAAGTTCCTTATGTAAGCTATGATTCTGTTCCTGAAACTATATCAAGAGTACTTATAAATGCTGTTGGTTTTGGGGGCAATGCAGTAAGTATCTTACTGAAAAGAGTAACCTAA
- a CDS encoding fibronectin type III domain-containing protein: protein MKLHVKLYLKNAFFLALLILTSSLWGQGGTFPVQVIPQVMPPPPIYLSNYADASTLNSPLRVQIILNDLNIQNREVRLKTYFQGSGLSFQSNDFVTGSTSLFLEGGVPLVLTNVELAPYFKFENITGISPNVYGNAIPEGTYQICFEVYDLATGNRLSSKSCATTVVFQNEPPFLISPRNKTNVAETNPQNIVFQWTPRSINVTNVEYELSLVEIWDTQIDPQAAFLSSPPIFQTTTTATTYVFGPSDPLLLSGKNYAWRIQAKAKQGTEEIGLFKNQGYSEIFSFSHASACDLPLGINHEVKGSTIANIFWDDFSTDVPEYTVRYRKKSSSNSSQAGGSEWFFNKTTSNTTSLWDLKAGTTYEYQLQKKCAVTKSEWSITKQFTTHIADNEESVYECGITPDFSLSNTDPIDALVKGDKFTAGDFPINVLEVSGSKGRFTGKGYVTIPYLNSIRVGVQFTNVLINTDKQLAEGTVITLYDPSLKNILDVDDAIETVGNVAEAVGDFTQTVAELLNLDISKDTKEKINQIVDALIEDIAYEDLPDNLKNSVVELANAMKDAKASYDEAVANGDSVAAANAQSDFINVQSNLEAAQEEIEDYKKQIANLLKEALFELYREGRDTEDSVYQEYLDAKNAIDEGTTPELSDVILIDFDLIESEPENEISAVLENLNRIELKFGAYLFAKILNTEETESTEMVALIKNSKNMGIDFYSDINEKLEANESKSDIITYLKTKLNESFKKMLIENIN from the coding sequence ATGAAATTGCACGTTAAGTTGTATTTAAAAAACGCATTCTTTTTAGCGTTACTAATTCTTACTTCCTCCCTTTGGGGGCAAGGCGGAACATTTCCTGTTCAAGTAATTCCGCAGGTAATGCCACCGCCACCTATATACCTATCAAATTATGCAGATGCTAGCACTTTAAATAGTCCGCTGCGCGTACAGATTATTTTAAACGATTTAAATATCCAGAATAGAGAAGTCCGACTGAAAACCTATTTTCAAGGGAGCGGATTATCTTTTCAAAGCAACGATTTTGTCACAGGAAGCACCTCGCTTTTTTTAGAAGGTGGTGTACCACTAGTTTTAACCAATGTGGAACTTGCGCCCTATTTTAAGTTTGAAAATATTACCGGCATATCTCCAAATGTATACGGAAATGCAATCCCGGAAGGCACCTATCAAATTTGTTTTGAAGTCTACGATCTTGCCACAGGCAATAGATTGTCCTCTAAAAGTTGTGCAACCACCGTTGTTTTTCAAAACGAACCCCCTTTTTTAATTTCCCCACGAAACAAAACCAATGTTGCAGAAACAAATCCGCAAAACATTGTTTTTCAATGGACGCCACGTAGTATCAATGTGACCAATGTGGAATATGAGTTAAGCCTTGTAGAAATTTGGGATACACAAATAGATCCGCAAGCTGCTTTTTTAAGCTCCCCTCCTATTTTTCAAACCACCACCACTGCCACTACCTATGTATTTGGCCCTAGTGACCCTCTCTTATTATCAGGTAAAAATTATGCTTGGCGCATACAAGCGAAAGCCAAGCAAGGTACCGAGGAGATTGGCCTATTTAAAAATCAAGGCTATAGCGAGATATTTTCTTTTAGCCATGCCAGTGCCTGTGATTTACCCTTAGGCATTAACCATGAAGTAAAAGGGAGCACGATTGCTAATATTTTTTGGGATGATTTTTCTACAGATGTTCCGGAATATACAGTACGCTACCGTAAAAAATCCTCTTCCAACTCCTCCCAAGCAGGAGGGTCTGAGTGGTTTTTTAATAAAACTACCAGCAATACAACCTCTCTTTGGGATCTTAAAGCGGGTACTACGTACGAGTATCAATTACAAAAAAAATGTGCTGTTACCAAAAGTGAATGGAGCATCACCAAACAATTTACTACCCATATTGCCGATAATGAAGAAAGTGTTTATGAGTGTGGCATTACCCCAGATTTTAGTTTAAGCAATACAGATCCTATAGATGCTTTAGTAAAAGGAGATAAATTTACGGCAGGAGATTTCCCCATAAATGTTTTAGAAGTAAGCGGCAGTAAAGGCAGGTTTACCGGTAAGGGGTATGTTACTATTCCTTATTTAAACAGCATTCGCGTTGGGGTACAATTTACCAATGTTTTAATCAATACCGATAAGCAATTAGCGGAAGGTACCGTCATTACGCTATATGATCCAAGCCTTAAAAACATCTTGGATGTAGATGATGCTATTGAGACCGTTGGGAATGTTGCCGAGGCAGTTGGAGATTTCACTCAAACAGTTGCGGAACTACTAAATTTAGATATCAGCAAGGATACGAAAGAAAAAATCAACCAAATTGTAGATGCCCTTATCGAAGATATAGCATATGAAGATTTACCAGATAATTTAAAAAATAGCGTTGTTGAGTTAGCAAATGCTATGAAAGATGCAAAAGCAAGTTATGATGAGGCCGTTGCAAATGGAGATTCTGTAGCTGCAGCAAATGCTCAAAGTGATTTTATAAATGTGCAAAGTAATCTTGAAGCTGCACAAGAAGAAATTGAGGATTATAAAAAACAAATCGCCAATTTATTAAAAGAAGCGCTCTTTGAACTTTATAGAGAGGGTAGAGATACCGAAGACTCTGTTTATCAAGAATATTTAGATGCAAAAAATGCTATTGACGAAGGTACTACACCTGAATTATCTGATGTAATCTTAATAGATTTTGATCTTATAGAAAGTGAACCAGAAAATGAGATTAGTGCTGTTTTAGAAAACCTAAATCGTATTGAATTAAAATTTGGAGCATACCTTTTTGCTAAAATTTTAAATACGGAAGAAACTGAAAGTACTGAAATGGTAGCATTAATCAAAAATTCAAAAAATATGGGAATTGATTTTTACAGTGATATAAATGAAAAATTAGAGGCTAACGAATCAAAAAGTGATATTATCACCTATTTAAAAACAAAATTGAATGAGAGCTTCAAAAAAATGTTAATTGAAAACATTAATTAA
- a CDS encoding DUF2007 domain-containing protein, with translation MIDKWVTIATFEYSSDLQVFKAKLESEGITVFVKDENTINSDPMISNAIGGAKVQVFQEDKERALEIYDSIRAYAIGDDGFPITCPNCKAQKSETYYARKSIFYKLFPFFEKRKYKCLNCKMITNPYL, from the coding sequence ATGATCGATAAATGGGTGACTATTGCTACGTTTGAATATTCCTCCGATTTGCAAGTTTTTAAGGCGAAATTAGAATCAGAAGGGATTACTGTTTTTGTAAAGGATGAGAATACGATAAATTCTGATCCTATGATTAGTAATGCCATTGGAGGAGCAAAAGTGCAAGTTTTTCAGGAGGATAAAGAGCGCGCTTTAGAGATATATGATAGTATTAGGGCGTACGCTATAGGAGATGATGGTTTTCCTATTACCTGTCCCAATTGTAAAGCTCAAAAATCTGAAACTTATTATGCCCGAAAAAGTATTTTTTACAAACTCTTCCCATTTTTTGAAAAAAGAAAATACAAATGTCTAAATTGTAAGATGATTACAAACCCTTATTTATGA